AACAGGGCTGCCGTCAGATCAATCAAATCAGATCAGGACCCAAATCTGATCTGAACTGATAATTTGCCCTCTATATCTGAtctgattgattgattgatagATATCTGATATATCATAGCTCACGTGAAGCTATCCCCATCCTCAGGATCCTGCCCTAGGTTCTaactggccttgttgctcaaGCATAGGCCCCCTAGAGTAACACGCCCTCCCCTGATCCAGTTCTTCAGTAATTGGACCGACTCAATGCTCGATCCAAGCAGGGAATGCCGCTGTGAGGTGACTGTAAGCTTCGCAAGACTGAATGCTCTCTCACAGTCAGTTGCCATGGCCGGAATAGCAAGGACGTCCAATGCAAATCTGCTTAAACGCGGGAAAGCGTTCCTATGATCAATCCACCACTGAATAGGGTCATTCACCTGCTCCGGCTCAAGCCTGTAGTATCGTTCAAGCTCACTGCCTGTTGCTGAGAGCTTAGGCTGCCGGCTTTTTACCCACTGCTCAAACCTACTTTGCTCAGGTCGGGGCGTTAACGAGGGCGTGGCGAAAATACTCTCCTCagaggcatcatcgtcgtttGAGTACCAACGCTCAAAGTagcctttgatgccatcctttgCATCCCGAAGCCATTGTAGCTGCTCCGGGGAGGTCCAGTTAGTCTCAAGCCACCGGAGGCCAAGGTCCGGATTTAGAACAACAGAGGCCGCAAACAGAGGCGATCGCCCGAGGAGAGTGTAGTACTCGTTAAGCTTAATCCAAGCATTATTGATGCTTGCCCTAATACTTGCacgctcttggccctccaTACTAGCAATATTGCTCATGGAACGAGCATCGCCCTGTAGGTAGTCCTCTCGAGAATGTGCAGggagggcatcttcattAAACTGTGGGCTGGCAAGTTGATGGGCCGGAAGAGCTGtttcgcggcggcggcgtaaCGGCGTGATCTCATACCCCTGAAGTCGTGATGGTAGTCGTTGCTGGCGTGAGGGTCGCTCTCGGGTTTGTCCGACTGCTGATGGTCGCGCAGATATTGATTTCACACCCGTAGCTGGTTCGGGCTCCTCTCCCTGGATCATATGTCTTACTTCCGCAGCTAGATGAGCAGTTTCATCCTCGTAGAGAACCCTCCAGTCTTCGAGATGTTCCAGAATAAACTCCATCCCTGTCATGACCTCCCAGAGCCGGCCGTGACCCCCCCCTCTTGTACCCCCATCCCTGTGTTCTCATCGTCATATTATAGATCGGCTCCAAGATATGACTAACCTCCCTGAGGACCTTCCAGTCATCAGAGGTCAGGATGTCAGCTGTAggaacccttcttgaggcgtCTGCTTCCAGCCCTAGCTCTTGAATGAAGCTATTGAGCTCAGActgcttgatcaaggcgcGTTCGATCATCATATAGGTCGAATTCCATCTCGTAGCGTTGTTCTGTATGACTTCAAGCTCGGCCGTTGAttcttctgcaagcttgtatatgtccgcctcctcctgctccttggcatgTGCTTTGAATGCTTCGGTGCGTTGCGGAGAGGCTCGGATGAACCTGACGATATTATGAAGCTTCCCAACTGGACCCTTAGCTCGCCAGTGTTCgaggtcttcttcaacccgcTCCAGCATGCCATAAGCCTCAGATTGAAGTTCGAAAGAagctgcatcatcgccatagAGGAAAGCTTGGGCAACAAGGTTTAGAATATGCCCGAAACATCGCATCCTTCGTGCCTCCGTATCCGCTCGAGTCATCGAGGCATCGAGAGTTGTGTAGAGGCTTCGCAAGCAAACATCGTTGCTGGTCGCATTATCACAGATCGAGACCCCAAGCTTCGAATCGATCCCCCCAATCACGGACGACATTCCTTATAGTGTAGGCGATATTCTCGCCGGCGTGAGACCCGATCTGCCTCCTGAAAGCCAGCAGCCGGCTTTGGTATAAGTTGCTCTGGTCAATATAGTGACCAAAGATCGAAATGAAAGCTAGTCTGTTTGGAGAGGTCCAGAGATCGAAGCTGATATGTACCTGGGTAATagccttgtcgagttcctccttgacggccgctTTCTTTAAAGAGAGTATATCCTCTAGGTCTTTCTTAGCTGCAGTTCGACCCCAGGGCACCTGGGTATAAAGATCAGGGTCTAGCTGACGGAATAGCTcttgtaggtaggtactctCGAAGGTAGTAAAGGGGAGATTAGAATCAACAATATAGCCAACTGAGAGCTCTCTGATCCGCGCCATCTTCGCTCGGGGAAgaatgaaggaagaaggagctggccgtTTCTTGGATGCGCTTCTTTTGAAGATCGAGGACCGACGAATCGTCAGATGAGCCCGGTTCGAAGGTCTCGGTGATCCTGTGAGCTCTGAAACTGTTAGTAATACCCAGAAAAAAGGGAAGGACCGCCAACTTGTAAAGATGGGCTTGTGCCGAAGATGTCGACTGAGCATTGAAAAAATCGCGGTGTGCCCTTATCATCACAGAGCCGGCAACACCAGATATCCCCCGCTAGATGTATTGTCTCTCCTCAATTCTGCTAGGAACCAGCCATGGTTTCCGATCCAGCTTCGCCGGcccctgctcttcctcctatCTAAGAGGCTTGCAATAACGAAACGTCGTTGGCCCCAAGTAATCTTGTAAAGGTCGTCAACGGAAGAATCGGTAGTCGAGGCTAAAGCCAAAGCGGCATCATactgcttggcgatgctcttaGGCCGGGATCCGAGACGAGGAAATGCGggtggtggcgatgacgacgcgCTGCCAGCAAGGCTGCCTTTTAAAGCGGTCTCGGACATTTTGGACTATGATTAGCAGAAGGTCTAGATAGCTTCAAAATTAAATAGCCAAGATAGGTTTCTGACGATCCAAGGGTGGTGTATGTTCATCTGGCTAAGGCTATACCGTGATAGAGCGAGAGTAGGAAAAAAGGGGGAACCTTCCTTCAGATTTGCCTCCGGCCAGGACCCAGGCAAGCAGGGGTCCAGGACCAATCAGCTCGGCTGACCCCTGTAACACCGTTGCTTTTCGGAGAGAGCCTTACTCTCCGGAGTCGGAGCATATAGATGATCCGGCAGTTCTAGGGTAACCGCTCTCTGTGCAAGGGATATCAGATATATCAGATGTATAGACGCTTGTATCTGAATTGATTGATCTGATGAAATTCCATATCTGAtttgaattgattgatttgattgataTATCTGATTGTTAATCTGATCTGACGGCAGCCCTGCGGGAAAACGTCGTGACGCAATCCCCTCCACCCAACGCAGCGGTTTCTGGTACCCTGGACAAACTGGGCCAAGTTTCCTGCGCGTCAGACAGAGAGGTCGCCTACCGGTCTTGATTAATATCATAAGAAGGTGGAAGAAGGATGTGAACAAGCCCTTCATCGCACTTCTTCTTACGCCGACGACAATTGAAGCAGCTTCCCATGAGGACAACAACTAGCGTCAAGTGGCGACTTTAGACTAGGATACAGGACAGGGATCGAGGCGCTTAATATATCCGAAGAAAATTACCTGGGCGTAACCGAGTCGGTGGTGAATCAATCAGGTCGTATAAGAGCAATTGTCATGGGAACAAATGGAGGAGGTGACGGGGAAAAGTGGGAAGTGATAGTTATCAGGTGGAGCTATTGCCCTTCAAAGGCACAAAATGCGCCACTCACAACTTTCCGCCCCGATAGGTTCACAGGGCCAATAAGGTTGAACTGGATCCTGCTCGACAGTCGGGGCTCTTGAGTGAGAAAGAACTCACCATTACCCAGCATCTCAGTGCCACGAACATCTTGAAACATATCCACGCTAAAAAGGTGTCTGCTGAAGAGGTCCCTGTTGCTTTGTGCAAGAGGGCCGCTTTGGCCCAACAGCTGGTAGGTCCATATTGGTTATAGTAACCGGGCGCTGACGTTGAACATTGCAAATAGACTTTCTGTTTGACCGACATCTTTTTCAGCGAGGGTATCGCGAGAACGAGGTGGCTGGACCAGCAGCTGAGAGACAGGTAGGGTTATTAGCCCTTTACATAGTCTACCGATCAGTCTCAAGGTAAAAAAcaaaataccttatataaaCCTATTTTATTCTATACCGCTAATAGTAAAAAATGATATTTTTTATACTAagaggtattatattataggtagatatataaaatatattaaatatttattacttattattaatatgatattaatataacgtatatgcatagcaagtgtctcagtcaagcaagtgtctcaaaaatcccttaacctacATTATCttcatttgatcaattgattcctCACTGCCTAGCATGTCACAAACTAATTAcgaggctagaatgcttcttgcgcttcaggcccttcaaaataaccctagATTAAGTCTTCGACGCGCCGCTAGTATCTATACAGTCTCTTGGAAGACCCTTGGCCGCCGGCAGAAGGGCAtccaatctcgacgcgatacgatccagaaatcacgtcggctatctaatctagaggaacagatccttattcactttattctcgacctagattcgcgaggatttcccccccggcttcgtggtgtcaaagaaatggctgatcaattgcttgccgaccgcgacgcatCACCAGTTGGCACGCgttgggctcataacttcgtcaggcgacacccagagcttaagacgcgtttttcggaaatacgactaccagagagctaagtgcgaagatccaaccattatccgcgattggtttcggcttgtggcgaacacaatcgcgaagtacggcatccgatcagatgatatctataactttgacgagactggcttccttatgggcatgattgcaagcggaatggtcgtcacgggctcagaaaggcgttcaaagccaaaattagtgcagcctggaaaccgggaatggattacggtcatttaagcgatcaatgcggaaggctgggcgatccagccatttatcatcggtgcgggccaatatcacctcgccaattGGTACCAagatagtaacctcccgggcgattgggcgattgcaacgacccaaaatggctggaccgataatgagaccggtctcgagtggcttaagcactttgaccggtgcacaaccaatcgatcaattggttcctatcgtctcttgatcctcgatggccacgaaagtcaccagtccatcgactttgagagatattgtgaggaaaagaagatcatccggctttgtatgccacctcattcgtctcatctactccagccccttgatgttgggtgctttagcgtgctaaagAAGgcttatggtcgagaaatagagcatttgatcagatgctctattacccacgtttcaaagaccgagttctttccggccttccacgcagcacacgaggctACTATGACGGAAAAaaatattaggggggctttcaaaggagctggccttattccccttgacccagaaagtgtggtctcgaagcttgatgtgcagctacggacgccaacgccggttgaggaggcatctgatcaattgacctcttgggcgtcaaggaccccaaagactgtgcttgaggcccaatcttAGTCTGAATACCTGGAAAGACGAATTAggaggcatcaaagtagctccctagagtcaatccttgaagccctgaggtctcttgagaaggggacaaaggcagttatgcATCGGGTTGCCTTACTAGCTGCTGAGAACAAAGACCTTCgggaggcaaatgagatacttagtcggcgccggagggcaaaaagaacaCGGCTGTAGAAGAGAGGGGTTATgatagtagaggaaggaaggcaggcaattgatcaaatggatgctgatgcgcaggtagtggccgaatcgtcgcggagtggtggtcaagggaggtcggcgcgaccgggtattcggcgttgtggtgtctgcggtaagcccggccataatgcaaggacctgtcaggtagtgattgagacatctggggaagagtatagcgagtaattttaattaattaaatagtttattatatttttattgcgatttttataaaaaaggttaagatttttgagacacttgcttgactgagacacttgctatgcATATACGTTAAATCctttttaatactaagataattttatattataaaataaatatcttatagattataataatatatctaagcttattattttatattccTTAATAAAGTACTTTAAAtcttttaaataatttaaaaataatctgtttaataagatattaaatcCTTATTAAATctctcttattattagtggCTTTAGTAGAAAAGAAATAGCTCTTATATCTTTCTAAGAGTTATTACTTAGCATAAGAAATAACTTAGCTAGCTCTATCTGcataataattaagatacTTTAATCCCTACTTTAAGTAGcataaagtaattaaataatatttaatactttttaGTTAACTACTGCACCGCCCTACGCGGGTCCTGCGTCTCATTGTCTCCCCAAGTCCCCTCCCAACCGTGAGCGGCGAGGTAGCGCTTCCactcctcgtcttcatcatctaGGTTAAGGCTAACGTCTTCGAGCAGGAACCAGGCGAGGACTGCGCCAAGGAGAGCAAACGCCGAGCCGATCATGAAGACAGTCTGGtttcctctctcctctctgtGTTTGTAGTTGGTAAGAATGGCGGCAAAGACCTGGGAGGCTGTTAGCTGCGACGAGGGATACGGGGACGCATATCTCTGCTCACCTCTGTGCCGGCGGTGGCACCGACTTTAGCAAAGGCTGAGATCAGACCGTTGCACTGGCCACGAATTGAGGTTGGGAATGGCTCAGCCGAGATGAGAGCAATGGTGCTAGCAATCCATGAGCATGTCGACTTGTTTCCAAAATCGGACGTCATTCCCAGACTCACCTTCCAGGGCCAACTTCTCCTAGAGTAAGGAAGATGCCGTACATGACGACGAACAGGGGAAAGATGGACTGAATCTTGTCATAGGCTCCTCCAAGAATAAATCCGAGCACAGCCTGGAGAACAAATCCCAGAGTCATGGTCTGTCTCCTGCCGATCTTGtcggccagccatccaccAAGGAACGGGCCAGGGAGATAGAAGCTATTGATTATGACACCCCAGCCGAGGGTCTTGATCATGGACTCGGACGCATTCGCTCTGGACACGACAGTTGAGCTGAAGACACCGAATGGAATGGAGATCCAGTTGTAGATGAACCAAGTCCATCCGGCGGCGAGGAGTCGACGCCAATACTTCTTGACCATAAGCAAGTatggctgcttctgcttccgAAGGGCGGACTTGCGGAAGGCGGTTGACACGGCAATCCTGAGACGGAACCAGAAGATAACCAGGGGAGGGACcatgccaaggccaaaggCCAACCGCCAGACAAGTTCGTATCGGTTCTCGCGCTGATTGACGCACAGGAGGAGGATAAGGGGCACGAGGGCTCCGAAGCAATAGCCCAGCGAGGCTGCGACCTCGCTCATAATGGCGAAGACGAAGCCTCGACGCTTGCGGAATCCACTTGATTCATCTGTGGCCTCCATGGCACCAGCGCCTGCACAGGAATGTGTCAGAGAGGTCTTGGAGAAAAGGGGACAGGAGGGTGGTAGATGTCTGGCTCACCTGTGACTGGGTACTCGCCGCCGGCACCAACTCCGGCGATGCCTCGTCCGACGACCAGCATCCACAGCATGCCCGTCTCCGTTTTGCCGCTTGCGGCTGCACTGATTATCACACCGACGGTCAGGATAATAGTTGTCATGACAGCCCCAGTCTTGCGGCCAAACTGGTCGGCGATGTAGCCAAAGGCGACCATGCCGAGGATCATGCCAATCAGGAAAGCGTTTGATAGGCGAGAGTACATGGTTGAGGTCAAGGCACCCGGGTACAGGACGTCAAAGAGTAGAGAGATGTTGCCAATCACAGCGGCGTTACTTGATGCACATCATGTCAAATCTTGATTCGATCAATCGCAGGGAGAGGGATGATATGAGAGGACATGGAAACTTACTAGCCATCTGAGGCTGTAGCGATGGACATGAAGATGAGCATGAGCCAGACTGAGACTCTGCTAAAGGTGGATTCGGTCGTGTGACCGACATCGTGGCTTTTGACGGTGGTCATCTCAGCCTCCGCGCCACGGACGAcagtgatggtgttgatgtccCCAGGGGACTTTTTGTTGTCAATCGACGACATTTTGCATGCATGCACTGGTcaaaggagaggagaggtttcttcttctcttgctttTCCCTCAATTGATTGACTGGACAAGAGAGAGCTGGGTTGAGATGAGAACGGGCTCAAAACAGAATCGAAGCGAGAAGCGGCCCCATTTTCATACTCTGTGAACAACGCGGAGTACAGGGATCATTAGCTCCTCGCTACGATTCTAATTATGAAATGACTCGATAGTTATCAAGGAGGAGCGGAGGGGGCTTGGATCCGTCGGCTTGCCCAAAGGGGAAAGAAATTGAAAGAGTTTAAGGCTATTCCGCATACAGGCAATAAATAGAGAAACTAGCAAAACACCAATGTCTGAGTCATTTTGCCTATCTCGTTTATCTTTCCGGATCACCGGCTTATATTCCTTCTTCCTATCTTTGAGGGGTAAAGCCATGGGGTAAGAATATGCCTCATTGGTGTTACTATGACGTTGTCGGGATCGCTTGATCCAGGGGGGATTTGATGAGCTGGCCAGTTTGTAATTGTTCTCTCACCTGTGCTAGCTAGCTTCACAAAACTCAAGAAatcatcttcgtcttgaTCCAATGCTGGGCGCTCACAGGCCAAAATGTCGACTTCTCAACTCCCAATACGCGTCCTAGAGGATGAAAAAATCGTCCTCTCGGACGGCACTGTCCTCTCGGCCCTGATCTGGATGCCCAAGAATGCAGAGGCCAGCCATGTTCCAGCAATCCTCGAGTACTTGCCCTACCGAAAACGAGATGGCACCTCCTTTCGGGACGCCCTCAATCATCCCTACGTCGCCGCCCATGGGTATGCCTGCGTCCGCGTCGACATGCGAGGCTCAGGAGACTCGGAAGGCGTCCTACTCGGCGAGTATCTCAAGCAGGAGCAGGATGACGCCCTGGAGATTCTGCAGTGGATCGCGTCTCAAGCGTGGTGCACTGGGTCTATCGGCATGATGGGGATCTCCTGGGGAGGCTTCAACGGGCTTCAAGTCGCCGCTCGACGTcccaaggagctcaaggcggTCATCTCGCTCTGCTCTACTGATGACCGCTACGACAATGACGTCCACTACATGGGCGGCTGTCAGCTTGTCGACAACTTCCTCTGGGGAGCCACCATGTTCTCCATTGCGCCCACGCCGCCCGATCCAGCCCTCGTCGGCGACAAGTGGCGTGACATGTGGATGGAACGCCTGGAGACGGGCTCGCCTTATATTGAGGGGTGGCACCAGCATCAGAGACGCGACGAGTTCTGGGAACATGCGTCCATCTGCCAGGACTACAGCGCCGTCCAGTGCCCCGTCTACCTCGTCGGCGGTTGGCACGACCCCTATTCCAACTCCATCTTCCGCATGCTAGAGCACCTCGAGTGTCCCAAGAAGGGCCTAGTTGGGCCCTGGGCGCACAAGTACCCCAACTTTGCAGTGCCCAGGCCGCAGATTGGCTTCCTGCAGGAGATGCTGCGTTGGTGGGATAAGTggctcaagggcaaggagacgGGCATCATGGATGAGCCCATGTTGCGGTGCTATCTGGAGGACACGACGCCGCCGCAGAGATTCTATACCCATCGGCCTGGACGATGGGTTGCTGAGACGAGTTGGCCTAGCGGGAGGGGCTCAACCAAGGTCTTGAGTCTTGCGCCAGGACAGCTGCTTGATGGTGCCTTGATCAGTAAGCAGCACATCTCGTTCTGCTCGCCTCAGACTGTTGGGTTCGCCGCTGGGAGATGGGTTCCCTACGGTTTCGACTCGGACTTGCCTGGTGACCAGCGTGACGAGGCTGCTGGCTCCCAGGTGTTTGACACTGAGCCGCTTACCCAGCCTCTGGAGTTCCTTGGTCCCATCATGGTTCGTCTTCGCATCGCTAGCGACAAGCCAAACGCCTTCATCGCAGCCGTCGTCTCCGAGGTGCTGCCGGACGGTTCAGCGACAAGGCTCACCTACGGAGTTTTGAATCTCACCCACCGTGAGGGTCATGTAGACCTGAAGCCTCTCGAGCCAGGCCAGTTCTACGACGTAGCCGTCAAGTTGAACGAGTGCGGCCAACGCGTAGGCGTCGGAAGCGTTCTCCGTCTCGCGCTATCGTCGTCATATTTCCCGACCGTATGGCCCTCGCCCGAAGCTGCAACTCTGACGGTTGATTGTGCTGCCAGCACTCTGGAACTTCCAACCCGGCCATCTTGTCCGGAGGATGACCGTTTGGCGGCTTTCGAACCTCCTGTGTGCAGCCCGCcactcaaggccaagacactGCGCCCTCCTGGGAACAAGAacagcatcgccaagaacTTGGAGACAGATGAGGTCACCATTAGCTTTGACGCTGACGAGGGACTGTTTGAGAATGAAGAGAATGGATGGCGCTTTGGGGGCTTTACCAAAGTCACCTGCAGTGTCCGGCCAGATGACCCCCTGTCGGCACAGGCTGACCAGAACTTTCGTCAAGAGTTTGGCCGCGAGGATTTGAGTCTGGCTATCGATGGTTGGACTAAAATGACGGCCACCAAGACGGACTGGCTGATCAACACGCGGATGGAAGCGTGggagaacaaggacaagatctttgagcGGGAACACTCTTACAAGATCCCTCGTGACCACATGTAGATAGAGGAAAGTACCCATTGCCTTGTCAAATAGCACCCACGATTATACTGCTAATACGGGCATCCCCTGGTTCTCCCACTCCTTCGCCAGCGCCGTCCAGTCTCCATCATCCCTGGCCCACAACTCCTCGAGAAACGTGGGGATATTTGCGTAGTACTGAAAAGGGGAACTGTCCACCAGCGTCTTGCACAGGCCATTGATGATACGAATACGCTCAGGGTTGCCGCAGCTACATATCCCTGCCATGAAGACGGGCCACGAAAGGTTTGCCAGACTAAGGTTGATGTCCTCGAATTGCTCGAATACTCTGAACAGCTTGGTGGAGTGGTAGTTCTCGTCCTCGTGGATATTGAGACGCTTGCAGGCGTAGAGCAAGCCCGCATGGTGGAAAGCCTGCACAAGGCGGATGGCGTCGTGCCGGTGTGGCCCATCGGGTAGGGCTTCAAGACGCCCTATGGCCATCAGTGTTGAGCCTCGGGCAAGCTCAAACCTCTCTTCGAGTGATGCAATGGATGGAGGGTCATCCTCTAGCTGCATAGAGGACATGGTAATACTGTGAATGATGTGGAGGTAGTGGCCAAAGATGACAGGCCCACGCCCAAGCTCTGGGAGAACAGGGTCCTTGATGTGGGTAGGGTTGAAAAGAGTGGCGCATGCTAGCACGTCGAGGGCCGCTACTTGGTTCGTGAGAAACATGAACACGGCCCTCTTGGACATGGCTTCGGATGTAAGTGTCTTGATCAGAACCCTCGCGGCTTCGATATGAAAGAGAGCAAGCGGCAGATCAGAACCCAGTAGCGAGTGGTTGGACAGGATGAGGGTGGCAGCGAGGATAGCCTCGTGGCTGCCGTCGTCATTTTCAATGTAGGACCGGGTTTCCTGCAGGTCCATGGCCGCCAGCCTTCGCACTCGCTCCGTGATGAGTTCCATGGCCGTGCGGCACGCTGACTGGGAGAACTCGGGTGAGGCGCCAGCCTGGTGCGCCGCGGCGatgccgaggatggcgaACC
This genomic interval from Fusarium keratoplasticum isolate Fu6.1 chromosome 9, whole genome shotgun sequence contains the following:
- a CDS encoding PepX-C domain-containing protein codes for the protein MSTSQLPIRVLEDEKIVLSDGTVLSALIWMPKNAEASHVPAILEYLPYRKRDGTSFRDALNHPYVAAHGYACVRVDMRGSGDSEGVLLGEYLKQEQDDALEILQWIASQAWCTGSIGMMGISWGGFNGLQVAARRPKELKAVISLCSTDDRYDNDVHYMGGCQLVDNFLWGATMFSIAPTPPDPALVGDKWRDMWMERLETGSPYIEGWHQHQRRDEFWEHASICQDYSAVQCPVYLVGGWHDPYSNSIFRMLEHLECPKKGLVGPWAHKYPNFAVPRPQIGFLQEMLRWWDKWLKGKETGIMDEPMLRCYLEDTTPPQRFYTHRPGRWVAETSWPSGRGSTKVLSLAPGQLLDGALISKQHISFCSPQTVGFAAGRWVPYGFDSDLPGDQRDEAAGSQVFDTEPLTQPLEFLGPIMVRLRIASDKPNAFIAAVVSEVLPDGSATRLTYGVLNLTHREGHVDLKPLEPGQFYDVAVKLNECGQRVGVGSVLRLALSSSYFPTVWPSPEAATLTVDCAASTLELPTRPSCPEDDRLAAFEPPVCSPPLKAKTLRPPGNKNSIAKNLETDEVTISFDADEGLFENEENGWRFGGFTKVTCSVRPDDPLSAQADQNFRQEFGREDLSLAIDGWTKMTATKTDWLINTRMEAWENKDKIFEREHSYKIPRDHM
- a CDS encoding MFS domain-containing protein; its protein translation is MSSIDNKKSPGDINTITVVRGAEAEMTTVKSHDVGHTTESTFSRVSVWLMLIFMSIATASDGYNAAVIGNISLLFDVLYPGALTSTMYSRLSNAFLIGMILGMVAFGYIADQFGRKTGAVMTTIILTVGVIISAAASGKTETGMLWMLVVGRGIAGVGAGGEYPVTGAGAMEATDESSGFRKRRGFVFAIMSEVAASLGYCFGALVPLILLLCVNQRENRYELVWRLAFGLGMVPPLVIFWFRLRIAVSTAFRKSALRKQKQPYLLMVKKYWRRLLAAGWTWFIYNWISIPFGVFSSTVVSRANASESMIKTLGWGVIINSFYLPGPFLGGWLADKIGRRQTMTLGFVLQAVLGFILGGAYDKIQSIFPLFVVMYGIFLTLGEVGPGSTIALISAEPFPTSIRGQCNGLISAFAKVGATAGTEVFAAILTNYKHREERGNQTVFMIGSAFALLGAVLAWFLLEDVSLNLDDEDEEWKRYLAAHGWEGTWGDNETQDPRRAVQ
- a CDS encoding Zn(2)-C6 fungal-type domain-containing protein, yielding MPSPDCRTCRLRRIRCDRTEPHCKKCQKKGHSCPGYGIQFRFAKGIASRGRFKGAASPSETKSQASQSSPKSEPESEASHAPHFDDIPESTLNHLINYYSTNLAPINVWVNTVQNEYTRLVIPLAKTQPSLRFAILGIAAAHQAGASPEFSQSACRTAMELITERVRRLAAMDLQETRSYIENDDGSHEAILAATLILSNHSLLGSDLPLALFHIEAARVLIKTLTSEAMSKRAVFMFLTNQVAALDVLACATLFNPTHIKDPVLPELGRGPVIFGHYLHIIHSITMSSMQLEDDPPSIASLEERFELARGSTLMAIGRLEALPDGPHRHDAIRLVQAFHHAGLLYACKRLNIHEDENYHSTKLFRVFEQFEDINLSLANLSWPVFMAGICSCGNPERIRIINGLCKTLVDSSPFQYYANIPTFLEELWARDDGDWTALAKEWENQGMPVLAV